One Methanomassiliicoccales archaeon genomic window carries:
- the ribC gene encoding riboflavin synthase: MKIIGIADTTFARYDMGASVIDELKKAGTGFKIVRYTVPGIKDLPIACKKLFDEQKCDIVIALGMPGGKAIDKTCAHEASLGLIQCQLLTNKHIIEVFVHEDEAPDEKTLAWLADRRAREHALNAYNLLFRPEVLTRNAGKGLRQGYEDVGPLKE, encoded by the coding sequence ATGAAGATCATCGGGATCGCTGATACGACTTTTGCTCGATACGACATGGGTGCGAGTGTTATCGACGAACTTAAAAAGGCAGGTACAGGATTTAAGATTGTCCGTTACACCGTGCCTGGCATCAAGGATCTGCCGATCGCATGCAAGAAACTCTTTGACGAACAGAAATGCGATATCGTCATTGCACTCGGCATGCCGGGTGGTAAAGCAATCGACAAGACATGTGCGCACGAAGCTTCCCTTGGTCTGATCCAATGTCAGTTACTCACGAATAAACATATAATCGAAGTATTCGTGCACGAAGACGAAGCACCTGACGAGAAAACGCTTGCATGGCTAGCCGATAGGAGGGCAAGGGAACACGCTCTGAACGCATACAATCTTCTCTTTAGACCAGAGGTTCTTACGAGAAATGCCGGCAAAGGTTTGAGACAGGGCTACGAAGATGTTGGCCCGTTAAAGGAGTGA
- a CDS encoding bifunctional phosphoglucose/phosphomannose isomerase, whose translation MTAIIRVMHEELDNIQRMTLIDQSKMIKYILDFPTQLRTILDSSCRYKPFGVEGVCICGVGGSAIAGDILCEYLSDVSTSPVFIIRSTRPPKWAREDTLVVVVSYSGDTIETLSLFEEAVRRGCRVVCITSNGKLMERCLSLDIQHLSLPKNIMPRAALGYILGAIAIILDREGIAPLVSELRAKSAVLESYVKACSPEIPLSSNEAKKLAKRLYGRVPVIYAPRNLRAVAARWQSQINENAKMLSFCGEIPEMNHNQIVGWLEGQYVTECLPVFLRGFPTDSVLANITDVTARMFERKNLNAVTVDIPGKDALDCILRGIVLGDFVSYYLAMLKGIDPTPVNSISGLKSDLLSAMMRDK comes from the coding sequence ATGACAGCGATTATACGAGTGATGCACGAAGAGCTTGACAATATCCAGCGGATGACCCTTATTGACCAGTCAAAAATGATCAAATATATACTTGATTTCCCAACTCAATTACGAACGATCCTCGACTCATCTTGCCGTTACAAGCCATTTGGTGTTGAGGGCGTCTGCATCTGTGGCGTTGGCGGATCCGCGATTGCTGGTGACATTCTATGTGAATATCTTTCAGATGTCTCGACATCACCAGTTTTCATCATACGATCGACCCGTCCTCCAAAATGGGCAAGAGAGGATACGCTCGTCGTCGTCGTGAGCTATTCTGGTGATACAATCGAGACCTTATCATTGTTTGAAGAAGCGGTCCGCAGAGGATGCAGAGTCGTCTGCATCACATCTAATGGAAAATTAATGGAGAGATGTTTATCCCTTGATATCCAGCATTTGAGTTTGCCAAAAAACATCATGCCGAGGGCTGCGCTCGGGTATATCCTCGGAGCAATAGCGATCATCCTTGATCGCGAAGGAATCGCGCCTCTGGTATCTGAATTGAGGGCTAAATCGGCAGTGCTAGAGTCGTATGTGAAGGCCTGCTCGCCTGAAATTCCCCTGAGCTCAAATGAAGCGAAGAAGCTCGCCAAACGGTTGTATGGACGCGTTCCGGTAATCTATGCTCCTAGGAATCTCCGCGCGGTTGCCGCCCGATGGCAAAGTCAGATCAATGAAAATGCGAAGATGTTGTCTTTTTGCGGTGAAATCCCAGAGATGAATCACAATCAGATTGTTGGATGGCTAGAAGGTCAATATGTAACTGAGTGCCTCCCTGTTTTCCTTCGGGGTTTTCCGACAGACTCAGTCTTAGCCAATATAACTGATGTCACTGCCAGAATGTTTGAACGGAAGAATCTAAATGCTGTGACCGTTGATATCCCGGGGAAAGATGCATTAGACTGTATCCTGCGTGGTATCGTATTGGGCGACTTTGTTAGTTATTACTTGGCGATGTTGAAAGGCATTGACCCGACTCCTGTTAATTCGATCAGTGGGTTGAAGAGTGACTTATTGAGTGCCATGATGAGGGACAAATAG
- a CDS encoding TIGR00269 family protein: protein MARCSKCNKKAITFIRYNGTHLCRDHFIEFVEKRVKAELRKQIDLDRVKHLSVALSGGKDSTVALSTLKDILHVRRDITLSAITVDEGIAGYRPLTLSRAKELTKQLGVPHFIVSFREEFDIDMDEIARSVKKRTPCSYCGVLRRRCINRVAKQERVDAIATGLNLDDTAQSILMNFTRGDIERLARLGPHVKIQPGLVPRIQPLRSIPEKENYLYALLKELPFSDDECPYAERALRNEYREIINKLEDRSPGTRHAILSSYDAILPALRDLFPPASMQECKCGEPTINGKCMTCELLEEIRKKMT from the coding sequence GTGGCTCGATGTTCAAAGTGCAATAAAAAAGCGATAACATTTATCCGATACAATGGCACGCACCTCTGCAGGGATCATTTCATTGAATTTGTTGAGAAGAGAGTTAAAGCTGAACTAAGAAAACAGATTGATTTGGATCGCGTCAAGCACTTGTCAGTTGCTCTCTCCGGTGGTAAGGATAGCACCGTTGCATTATCAACATTGAAAGATATACTTCATGTTAGAAGGGATATCACATTGAGTGCGATTACAGTTGATGAGGGAATCGCTGGATATAGACCGCTCACGCTTTCAAGGGCCAAAGAATTGACAAAACAACTTGGAGTGCCTCATTTCATCGTTTCTTTTAGAGAAGAATTCGACATCGACATGGACGAGATTGCGAGATCAGTAAAAAAGAGGACACCTTGTTCATATTGTGGCGTGCTGAGAAGGAGGTGCATAAATAGGGTCGCAAAGCAAGAGCGTGTCGATGCCATTGCCACAGGCCTTAATCTGGATGACACGGCTCAATCGATCCTTATGAATTTCACACGGGGAGATATCGAGCGACTTGCGAGACTAGGTCCCCATGTCAAAATCCAGCCCGGTCTCGTTCCGCGAATCCAACCACTGAGATCTATACCAGAAAAAGAAAATTATCTCTACGCGCTGCTTAAAGAATTGCCATTTTCAGATGATGAATGTCCCTACGCGGAGAGAGCTCTGAGAAATGAATATAGAGAGATTATTAACAAATTAGAGGACAGAAGTCCAGGAACGAGACACGCGATTCTTTCAAGCTACGACGCAATCCTACCAGCACTTCGAGATCTCTTTCCACCCGCTTCGATGCAGGAGTGTAAATGCGGTGAGCCGACAATCAACGGAAAGTGCATGACGTGCGAACTACTCGAAGAGATTAGGAAGAAAATGACCTAG
- the ribB gene encoding 3,4-dihydroxy-2-butanone-4-phosphate synthase, whose amino-acid sequence MRSTMFENVTRALHDLRSGKIILIYDADNRERETDMVIASEKVTPEVIRTMRKDAGGLICTTVHNDIRELIGIPYLADVFSNISDRYPIFSRLSPNDIPYDTKSAFSITINHRNTFTGVTDKDRALTISEFAKFAGRALKTENGWAKEEFGRLFRAPGHVYLLNARKDLLVSRFGHTELATAMTVMAGVIPTATICEMMGDDGNALPKELAKAYAREHGLVFLEGREIIEAWRSGAWLR is encoded by the coding sequence ATGCGATCCACCATGTTCGAAAATGTGACTAGAGCTCTCCACGACTTACGTAGTGGAAAAATCATTCTAATCTATGATGCAGACAATAGAGAACGAGAGACGGACATGGTCATCGCTTCGGAAAAAGTCACGCCAGAGGTCATCAGGACGATGAGAAAGGACGCAGGCGGACTGATTTGCACTACCGTGCACAATGACATCCGAGAACTCATCGGGATTCCATACCTGGCTGACGTTTTCAGCAACATTTCAGATCGCTATCCGATCTTTTCACGGCTCAGCCCAAATGACATCCCATACGACACCAAATCAGCGTTTTCAATTACAATCAATCACCGGAACACTTTTACTGGGGTAACGGATAAAGACAGGGCACTCACGATTTCTGAATTCGCAAAGTTCGCAGGGCGTGCATTGAAAACAGAAAACGGATGGGCAAAGGAGGAATTCGGACGGCTTTTTAGAGCCCCAGGTCACGTGTACCTCCTCAATGCTCGAAAAGATTTGCTCGTCTCAAGGTTCGGCCATACTGAGCTAGCAACTGCAATGACCGTCATGGCTGGCGTCATACCGACCGCAACAATATGCGAAATGATGGGTGATGACGGGAATGCTCTTCCAAAGGAACTAGCAAAAGCGTATGCGAGAGAGCATGGACTGGTATTTCTTGAAGGGAGAGAGATCATCGAAGCATGGCGATCTGGTGCGTGGTTGCGATGA
- a CDS encoding FAD synthase, with protein MAIWCVVAMTRVMATGVFDLLHVGHLHYLNEAKRLGDELVVVVATDSTVRKRKHEPVTPEKLRLELIKALKPVDKALIGHEGDIFKIVEEIRPDIIALGYDQEFDEEQLQEELARRGIKAKVVRLSKYEDDLNGTRKIIQKIIDWYTFKKTIEKTERDHEDHRDR; from the coding sequence ATGGCGATCTGGTGCGTGGTTGCGATGACACGCGTCATGGCAACAGGCGTATTCGATTTACTGCACGTCGGCCATCTTCATTACCTCAACGAAGCTAAAAGGCTGGGGGATGAACTGGTCGTCGTAGTCGCTACAGATTCCACGGTGAGAAAAAGAAAACATGAGCCGGTGACGCCAGAAAAGCTAAGGCTTGAGTTGATCAAGGCCTTAAAACCGGTCGACAAGGCTCTCATCGGACACGAAGGTGATATATTCAAAATTGTCGAGGAGATCAGGCCAGATATTATAGCACTTGGATACGATCAGGAATTTGACGAAGAGCAACTGCAGGAAGAACTCGCCCGGAGGGGGATCAAAGCGAAAGTCGTCCGATTATCAAAATACGAAGACGACCTGAACGGAACAAGGAAAATTATTCAGAAAATAATTGACTGGTACACATTCAAGAAGACGATCGAAAAAACGGAGAGGGATCATGAAGATCATCGGGATCGCTGA
- the ribH gene encoding 6,7-dimethyl-8-ribityllumazine synthase, translated as MRKFNIGIVVSEYNFDITSMMLERAKEHAKFLDVNIAKIVTVPGVFDMPLAIKKMIQEKDIDGIVTIGAVIEGETEHDEVIMQHAARKIADLALEYDKPVTLGISGPGMTRLQAEERIEKAREAVEACVKLLKALS; from the coding sequence ATGAGGAAATTCAACATAGGGATAGTTGTCTCTGAGTATAATTTCGACATCACATCGATGATGCTGGAAAGGGCGAAGGAACACGCGAAATTTCTGGACGTCAACATCGCAAAAATTGTGACAGTTCCTGGTGTTTTTGACATGCCACTCGCGATCAAGAAGATGATCCAGGAGAAGGACATCGATGGAATCGTGACGATCGGCGCCGTCATTGAAGGCGAGACCGAGCACGACGAGGTAATTATGCAGCATGCTGCCAGAAAAATCGCCGATCTTGCGCTTGAATACGATAAACCAGTAACGCTCGGCATCAGTGGTCCAGGAATGACGAGGCTCCAGGCTGAGGAGCGCATTGAAAAAGCGAGAGAGGCCGTAGAGGCGTGCGTCAAATTACTCAAAGCCCTTTCCTGA
- the glyA gene encoding serine hydroxymethyltransferase — protein sequence MKEDAFWIREQVKAHCKWFEESLPMIASENIMSPLAQEMMISDFHGRYAEGMPGKRFYQGNEYVDRVELKSMEIAKRLFKCSFVDVRPISGTVANLAIIYALTKPGDLISSCALANGAHISMAPFGAVGLRGLRTVEYPWNAKDMNIDIDGTRKLLLETRPVVAQFGLSLFLFPAPLKELNDVFEEIGCIVWYDGAHVLGLIAGGKFQDPLREGAHIITASTHKTFPGPNHGIILAEGITEEVEKKIRRAVFPGVTSSHHLHAMAALGVTLAEEEIFGVEYAKQTIRNAKALGEALYELGMEVLCPHLGFTESHTLAVDVSKFGGGERVARDLELANIITNKNLLPGDESPLRPSGIRLGTQELTRVGMRESEMKEIAELIWKVAAREAKPESVKEEVKELKKSFTKIRYCFGEGEEAYAYRELF from the coding sequence ATGAAAGAAGACGCATTCTGGATACGCGAACAAGTGAAAGCACATTGTAAATGGTTCGAGGAATCCCTTCCTATGATCGCATCAGAAAATATCATGAGTCCCCTCGCTCAGGAGATGATGATCTCAGACTTTCACGGCCGGTATGCTGAAGGTATGCCTGGAAAGAGGTTTTATCAAGGCAACGAATATGTCGACCGTGTTGAACTCAAATCGATGGAAATTGCTAAGAGGCTCTTCAAATGTTCCTTCGTCGATGTTCGCCCAATTTCAGGAACCGTTGCTAATCTAGCCATTATCTATGCGTTGACGAAACCAGGGGACCTCATATCATCATGTGCCCTTGCAAATGGTGCTCATATTTCGATGGCGCCTTTTGGTGCCGTTGGATTGCGGGGGTTGAGAACAGTTGAATACCCTTGGAACGCAAAAGATATGAATATTGATATCGACGGAACGAGGAAATTGCTTTTGGAGACCAGACCAGTCGTTGCCCAATTCGGACTGTCTCTCTTTCTTTTCCCCGCGCCACTAAAAGAACTGAATGATGTCTTCGAGGAGATTGGGTGTATCGTCTGGTATGATGGGGCTCATGTTCTTGGTCTTATTGCAGGTGGGAAATTTCAGGATCCTTTGCGTGAGGGTGCTCATATTATCACGGCGAGTACTCACAAAACTTTCCCAGGGCCGAATCACGGGATCATTCTTGCAGAAGGAATCACAGAGGAGGTGGAGAAGAAGATCCGGAGGGCAGTGTTCCCGGGCGTAACAAGCAGTCATCACTTACACGCGATGGCGGCGCTGGGCGTGACACTCGCCGAGGAAGAGATCTTTGGTGTAGAATATGCAAAGCAGACCATAAGGAACGCAAAGGCACTTGGCGAGGCACTATATGAACTGGGCATGGAGGTACTCTGTCCTCATTTGGGGTTCACTGAATCCCATACTCTAGCCGTTGATGTTTCGAAATTTGGTGGAGGTGAGCGGGTCGCTAGAGATTTAGAGTTGGCGAACATCATCACCAACAAGAACTTACTGCCTGGCGACGAGAGTCCGCTCAGGCCTAGCGGGATCAGGCTCGGCACACAGGAATTGACGAGAGTAGGCATGCGTGAGAGCGAAATGAAGGAGATTGCAGAATTGATCTGGAAAGTCGCCGCGAGAGAGGCCAAGCCAGAATCCGTTAAGGAGGAGGTTAAAGAATTGAAGAAAAGTTTCACCAAAATCCGTTACTGTTTTGGCGAAGGCGAGGAGGCTTACGCGTACAGAGAGCTTTTCTAG